From Rubricoccus marinus, a single genomic window includes:
- a CDS encoding T9SS type A sorting domain-containing protein, which yields MRNLYSYAFGTIVMMALGLTQTANAQFTTCPASPAECVVEWDGDGDFLPDINALRNTVANDTDRPEDRVYVLRRGGLYYNEDRIVNDGFDLRLDGQTADQARPEDNVCGASGTEDCGPATLQRFVRDDGTVDAVMIESSNGGGHEFSNLWIMGQDNTGITANYEPIVVNSSGAMLSYDGVIFDRNDWHHLGVKGADNIVLMQNSSFRNLTENTQRYGGRGIRFEAGADSVVFENNTFFNITSFPFQSEAAPIRSFTFNHNTLVNFGLAFNAGGIWIRSFVSNNIMVNPFWQGESADLYNEPNRADPFSGVFGVAALPPRFGFEENRRIALVNNAHWRSPELENYYTTFDPVVRAQPLVNDSTQSFFNLYPGMVRQGNINVSPNLAVAPLTNEVYTTMQSFIESVTNAGPTPFAILDWDPGRLDNPLAINWPLPEDFSYTTPALLTAGTDGLPLGDLNWFPAAKATYLANRTQYLTDIVDLTGPPPENEIDGLIVQAEAGTIGDNAAVNSVEGFTSIFVTSGGFIEHTFTVPTDGTYGLNINTDLRGSDPRGERFLLDGLNLENDDNAGELFFCTSAWTGGTCDHPIATADGFTVYELRNDHLINDAVDGLVLTAGTHTLRIEPVWGYQAFAEIEVVDAGGTVVDTMTPPEAITEGVEEVCEDDTQYCPQGFKSVNLDMDGSVTLAYPIIEGGQSVTVVFFYESESGASGELLIDGASAANLTFTPSPEGSRGTVTASRINITPGTHTFTLSTTTGDIDLDYVQFAVFANPNSTGLEPLPEGWSLGNSFPNPASGAASIQFQLGESADVQLAVFDVLGRKVATLVDGPMSAGPHQLRVNTAELASGTYVYRLTTPVGVQTRRMTVVR from the coding sequence ATGAGAAATCTCTACTCCTACGCCTTCGGGACCATCGTGATGATGGCTCTTGGGCTGACCCAAACGGCGAACGCGCAGTTTACGACGTGCCCGGCCAGCCCCGCAGAGTGCGTGGTCGAATGGGACGGCGATGGCGATTTTCTTCCTGACATCAACGCGCTACGCAACACGGTCGCAAACGACACCGACCGACCCGAAGACCGCGTTTACGTTCTCCGTCGCGGCGGGCTCTACTACAACGAGGATCGCATCGTCAACGACGGATTCGACCTTCGCCTCGATGGACAGACGGCGGACCAAGCCCGCCCAGAGGACAACGTTTGCGGGGCCTCCGGTACCGAAGACTGCGGACCTGCTACGCTGCAGCGATTCGTCCGAGATGACGGAACCGTTGACGCCGTCATGATCGAGAGCAGCAACGGCGGCGGACACGAGTTCTCAAACCTGTGGATCATGGGTCAGGACAACACGGGCATCACCGCCAACTATGAACCCATCGTTGTCAACTCTTCGGGCGCCATGCTTTCGTACGACGGCGTCATCTTCGATCGCAACGATTGGCATCACCTCGGCGTGAAGGGCGCGGATAACATCGTTCTGATGCAGAATTCCAGCTTCCGCAACCTTACTGAGAACACGCAGCGCTACGGCGGACGTGGGATCCGGTTCGAGGCGGGAGCAGACTCGGTTGTGTTCGAGAACAATACGTTCTTCAATATCACGTCGTTTCCTTTCCAGTCAGAGGCTGCGCCGATACGATCGTTCACGTTCAACCATAACACATTGGTTAACTTCGGTCTGGCATTTAACGCGGGCGGAATTTGGATTCGTTCCTTCGTGTCGAACAACATCATGGTCAACCCCTTCTGGCAAGGGGAGAGCGCGGACTTGTACAATGAGCCAAACCGCGCAGATCCATTCTCGGGCGTGTTCGGCGTAGCCGCGCTACCCCCTCGTTTTGGGTTCGAAGAAAACCGACGCATTGCTCTCGTAAACAATGCGCACTGGAGAAGCCCAGAGCTTGAAAACTACTACACGACATTTGACCCTGTCGTTCGGGCTCAGCCGTTGGTGAATGACTCGACCCAGAGCTTCTTCAACCTCTACCCTGGAATGGTTCGGCAGGGCAACATCAACGTTTCACCAAACCTCGCGGTGGCGCCTCTAACGAACGAGGTGTATACCACGATGCAGTCTTTTATCGAGAGCGTGACGAATGCGGGGCCCACTCCGTTCGCGATTCTCGATTGGGATCCAGGTCGTCTAGACAACCCATTGGCGATCAACTGGCCACTGCCGGAGGACTTCTCGTACACAACGCCAGCCCTCCTGACGGCAGGGACAGACGGCTTGCCGCTCGGAGATCTCAACTGGTTTCCCGCAGCGAAGGCCACTTACCTCGCTAACCGCACGCAGTACCTCACGGACATCGTCGACCTGACGGGTCCGCCTCCGGAAAACGAGATCGACGGCCTGATCGTACAGGCAGAGGCCGGTACGATCGGCGACAACGCGGCTGTGAACTCCGTAGAGGGCTTCACAAGCATTTTCGTCACCTCTGGCGGATTCATCGAGCACACCTTCACCGTTCCGACCGACGGCACGTATGGCCTGAACATCAACACGGATCTTCGGGGGAGCGACCCTCGAGGCGAGCGGTTCCTCCTCGACGGCCTGAACCTGGAGAATGACGACAACGCAGGTGAGCTCTTCTTCTGCACCTCGGCATGGACCGGTGGCACGTGTGATCATCCGATCGCCACGGCCGATGGGTTCACGGTGTACGAACTCCGCAACGATCATCTCATCAACGATGCCGTAGATGGGCTCGTCCTGACGGCTGGTACGCACACGCTGCGGATTGAGCCGGTCTGGGGCTACCAAGCCTTCGCCGAGATTGAGGTGGTGGATGCTGGTGGGACGGTGGTGGACACGATGACCCCGCCAGAGGCGATCACCGAAGGCGTCGAGGAAGTGTGCGAGGACGACACGCAGTACTGCCCGCAGGGCTTCAAGTCGGTAAACCTCGACATGGATGGATCGGTGACGCTGGCCTACCCCATCATCGAAGGGGGACAGAGCGTCACGGTGGTGTTCTTCTATGAGTCCGAGTCCGGAGCCTCTGGCGAATTGCTGATCGACGGGGCGAGCGCGGCCAACCTGACGTTCACGCCGAGCCCCGAGGGCAGCCGCGGGACGGTGACGGCCTCGCGGATCAACATCACGCCTGGCACGCATACGTTCACGCTCTCGACGACCACGGGTGATATCGACCTGGACTACGTTCAGTTCGCGGTCTTCGCCAACCCGAACTCCACGGGACTGGAGCCTCTCCCAGAGGGCTGGTCGCTGGGCAACTCGTTCCCGAACCCCGCCTCTGGCGCGGCCTCAATCCAGTTCCAACTGGGAGAGAGTGCTGACGTCCAACTCGCCGTCTTCGACGTGTTGGGCCGGAAGGTGGCGACGCTCGTGGACGGTCCCATGTCCGCAGGTCCGCATCAGCTCCGCGTCAACACCGCAGAGCTAGCGAGCGGCACGTATGTCTACCGCCTGACCACACCGGTCGGC
- a CDS encoding TonB-dependent receptor — MTATLSRTLLVSVLMLASAQAFAAVPLDAAGRVVGTVSDAVSGETLIGANVLVVGTSLGAATDLDGRFSIPSVPSGEQRLVVSYVGYQSDTLTVSVPDRGTIEVEVFLQSATFEGVTVTAQVAGQLAAINEQYRSRTVVNVVSADRIQELPDNNAAESIGRLPGVAIQRSGGEANSVSIRGLSPEFNNVTVNGVRLAGTDGGNRSVDLSLVSSNILDGIEVRKAITPDMDADAVGGTINLRLKNAPSRPALDLLAQGGYTGLQGYLGNYKFVGTASNRFFQDRLGAIVTFNAEEYDRSADKLNVGYGLGSLTDGSGESALYVNDLSTREETVRRGRTGGSVLLDYTLPGGRATANAFYNSRNDDARFRYQNVADRLAYNLERQQNETSLLSSALGVEQDFGWIQYDATATLSTSRAKSPENFTWVFNKEGTGFGQGTEARYNVFPEDVTVLVDSTTELSQLWVDDSRLDEDQMGVQANLQAPFRLGDFISGYVKTGGKLRWLDRTFDTNRFGRQGLQYPDAQLYECLAQGVPDFADQFRNGDRLPIGSVLTDYDRGTDFFDGVYGLGLVPDEDRLMELTRALQNPDFCSDPRDVPGAEVYFGEYIPESIGSLGRDYEGSENYQAGYVMAELNLGPYLTVIPGIRYERDNTSYTGQVFRAVATGQAGQPPRDYERITRDRTFDYWLPMVHADIRPTDWFSLRLARTETLIRPSFSQYAPITSIDIYSSSVVAANSRLSPASAVNYDASAQVIRGNLGLVGVSGFYKEIDNLVVGVGIPITSTLPPPEGTNVPEAWYQTARPTLYTQINSPEPTTFYGYELEWQTNFSYLPGLLKGIVLNLNYTRGFSETTYFSYLLESETVCNPRPCSQTFSVSDTSRVGRMPGQAAHIANVTLGYDYKGFSTRVSYLFQSNTTSSVSTNDPLNDRFVGDYSRFDLSVRQKLDLGVEVFVNLNNLNNRPDVAYTNQNSTTGEYSFTDRGLANRELYGYTVDVGARYRF, encoded by the coding sequence ATGACTGCGACACTCTCCCGCACCCTCCTCGTCTCCGTGCTCATGCTTGCTTCTGCGCAAGCCTTCGCTGCGGTGCCCCTAGACGCCGCCGGTCGAGTCGTGGGAACCGTCTCCGATGCCGTATCGGGCGAGACTCTCATCGGTGCCAACGTCCTCGTGGTGGGCACCTCCCTCGGCGCCGCGACAGATCTCGACGGGCGCTTCTCGATCCCCAGCGTCCCTTCGGGTGAGCAGCGGCTCGTGGTGTCCTACGTTGGCTATCAAAGCGACACGCTCACCGTAAGCGTGCCCGACCGGGGTACCATCGAGGTAGAGGTCTTTCTACAGAGCGCCACGTTCGAGGGGGTGACGGTCACTGCCCAAGTTGCTGGCCAACTCGCGGCCATCAACGAGCAGTACCGGAGCCGGACGGTCGTCAACGTCGTCTCGGCAGACCGAATCCAGGAGCTCCCAGACAACAACGCCGCAGAATCCATCGGGCGCCTACCGGGCGTTGCAATTCAGCGCTCGGGCGGAGAGGCCAACTCCGTCTCCATCCGTGGGCTCTCGCCGGAGTTCAACAACGTTACCGTTAATGGTGTCCGCCTAGCAGGAACGGACGGCGGTAACCGGTCCGTCGACCTCTCGCTCGTATCGAGCAACATTCTCGACGGCATTGAGGTCCGCAAGGCGATCACTCCTGACATGGATGCCGACGCCGTGGGCGGAACGATCAACCTCCGTCTCAAAAATGCGCCCTCCCGCCCGGCGCTGGACCTCCTCGCCCAGGGTGGGTACACCGGTCTCCAGGGCTACCTCGGCAACTACAAGTTTGTGGGGACCGCTAGCAATCGGTTCTTTCAAGACCGGCTGGGAGCCATCGTCACGTTCAACGCTGAGGAGTATGATCGGAGCGCGGACAAGCTGAACGTGGGATATGGGCTCGGCTCGCTCACGGATGGGTCGGGGGAATCCGCACTCTACGTAAACGACCTCTCGACCCGTGAGGAGACGGTCCGGCGCGGGCGCACAGGAGGCAGCGTACTCCTCGACTACACCCTCCCGGGTGGACGAGCGACGGCCAACGCGTTCTACAACTCACGCAACGACGACGCGCGCTTTCGCTACCAAAACGTGGCAGACCGCCTCGCTTACAACCTCGAACGGCAGCAGAACGAGACGTCCCTCCTGTCTAGCGCGCTCGGCGTCGAGCAGGACTTCGGATGGATCCAGTACGACGCGACGGCCACGCTCAGCACATCACGCGCGAAGAGCCCGGAGAACTTCACGTGGGTGTTCAACAAGGAGGGGACGGGCTTCGGACAAGGAACCGAGGCGCGCTACAACGTCTTTCCAGAGGACGTCACGGTCCTCGTAGACTCGACCACTGAGCTCTCCCAGCTCTGGGTTGACGATAGCCGCCTGGACGAAGACCAGATGGGCGTTCAGGCAAACCTGCAGGCGCCATTCCGGCTAGGAGACTTCATCTCGGGATACGTCAAGACCGGAGGCAAGCTCCGTTGGCTGGATCGGACCTTTGACACCAACCGGTTCGGTCGTCAAGGGCTCCAGTATCCAGACGCGCAGCTCTATGAGTGCCTCGCGCAGGGGGTCCCTGACTTCGCCGATCAGTTCCGGAACGGGGATCGCCTACCCATCGGCTCTGTCCTGACGGACTACGATCGGGGTACCGATTTCTTCGACGGGGTGTACGGGCTCGGGCTGGTTCCTGACGAGGACAGGCTCATGGAGCTGACGCGAGCCCTGCAAAACCCCGACTTCTGCTCGGACCCGCGCGACGTACCCGGCGCTGAGGTCTACTTCGGCGAGTACATCCCGGAGTCGATTGGATCGCTAGGGCGCGACTACGAGGGCTCGGAAAACTACCAGGCAGGGTACGTGATGGCTGAACTCAATCTCGGCCCCTACCTCACGGTGATCCCGGGCATCCGCTACGAGAGAGACAACACCTCGTACACCGGGCAGGTCTTCCGCGCCGTCGCGACCGGGCAAGCTGGTCAGCCGCCGAGAGACTACGAGCGGATCACTCGGGATCGCACGTTCGACTACTGGCTGCCGATGGTCCATGCCGACATCCGGCCGACCGACTGGTTCTCGCTCCGACTGGCCCGCACCGAGACGCTCATCCGGCCCAGCTTCAGCCAGTACGCGCCGATCACGTCCATCGACATCTACAGTTCGTCTGTCGTCGCTGCGAACTCGCGCCTGAGCCCTGCTTCAGCGGTGAACTACGACGCGTCCGCGCAGGTCATCCGAGGCAACCTGGGCCTTGTCGGTGTCTCCGGCTTCTACAAGGAGATTGACAACCTGGTTGTTGGGGTCGGCATCCCGATCACGAGCACGCTTCCGCCGCCGGAGGGTACCAACGTGCCGGAGGCGTGGTACCAGACCGCACGCCCGACGCTCTACACGCAGATCAACAGCCCTGAGCCGACCACGTTTTACGGCTACGAGCTCGAATGGCAAACCAACTTCTCGTACCTACCCGGCCTGTTGAAAGGGATCGTCCTCAACCTCAACTACACGCGGGGTTTCTCAGAGACGACCTACTTCAGCTACCTCTTGGAGAGTGAGACGGTCTGCAACCCCCGACCATGCTCGCAGACGTTTTCGGTGAGCGACACCTCGCGGGTAGGACGGATGCCCGGTCAGGCCGCGCACATCGCGAATGTGACGCTGGGCTACGACTACAAGGGGTTCTCAACGCGGGTGTCCTACCTCTTCCAGAGCAACACGACGTCGTCCGTTTCCACGAACGACCCGCTGAATGATCGCTTCGTAGGGGACTACTCCCGCTTTGACTTGTCCGTCCGCCAGAAGCTTGACCTGGGTGTCGAGGTCTTCGTCAACCTGAACAACCTGAATAACAGGCCGGACGTCGCGTACACGAACCAGAACTCCACGACAGGTGAGTACTCGTTTACGGATCGAGGCCTCGCCAACCGAGAGCTCTATGGCTACACCGTAGATGTCGGCGCTCGATACCGGTTCTAA
- a CDS encoding glycoside hydrolase 5 family protein — protein MLRPPLALAALAVLLSVAPAAQPDAFVRVKDAHFVRDGQPYYFVGANLWFGMNLGSPEAGGDRERLVRELDRLQALGVTNLRVMAASEGPAGEPWRVHPAVQNAPGEYDESLLRGLDFLLAEMGKRDMTAVLVLNNFFHWSGGMAQYHSWASGEPVPYPNAGEHTWDEFQMFAAEFYVDAEAQAMFEAYLRHVVLRENTITGADYRDDPTIMAWQLGNEPRGFQNSDAYVLWADRTAALLQTLDPNHLVSLGGEGKLQNGYEVPRTQFERVSSSPHLDYLTVHIWIENWQWFQPRTDPEGTFVEALGNALAYLGDHAAIADRLGKPLVVEEFGASRDGLDYRPEAATTYRDRYYRALYQAIYSLAVAGRPVAGSNVWSWSGEGKPLAPGGTWEPGNPLTGDPPHENQGWYSIYAEDDSTQAVLKRYAALMRALGASDENPATDPSGRN, from the coding sequence ATGCTCCGCCCGCCCCTGGCGCTCGCCGCCCTCGCCGTCCTCCTGTCCGTGGCGCCAGCGGCCCAACCCGACGCGTTCGTCCGCGTCAAGGACGCCCACTTCGTCCGCGACGGCCAGCCGTACTACTTCGTCGGCGCGAACCTGTGGTTCGGCATGAACCTGGGCTCGCCAGAGGCCGGGGGCGACCGTGAGCGGCTCGTGCGTGAACTAGACCGGTTACAGGCGCTCGGCGTGACCAACCTCCGCGTGATGGCCGCCAGCGAAGGACCCGCAGGCGAGCCGTGGCGCGTGCATCCCGCCGTGCAGAACGCCCCCGGCGAGTACGACGAGAGCCTCTTGCGCGGGCTGGACTTCCTGCTCGCCGAGATGGGCAAGCGAGACATGACGGCCGTTCTCGTGCTCAACAACTTCTTCCACTGGTCGGGCGGGATGGCGCAGTACCACAGCTGGGCCTCCGGCGAGCCCGTCCCGTATCCCAACGCCGGCGAGCACACCTGGGACGAGTTCCAGATGTTCGCCGCCGAGTTCTACGTCGATGCCGAGGCTCAGGCGATGTTTGAAGCCTACCTGCGCCACGTCGTCCTCCGCGAGAACACCATCACCGGAGCCGACTACCGCGACGACCCGACGATCATGGCGTGGCAACTCGGCAACGAGCCGCGCGGCTTCCAGAACTCCGACGCTTACGTCCTCTGGGCCGACCGCACCGCCGCGCTGCTCCAGACGCTCGACCCCAATCACCTCGTCTCGCTCGGCGGCGAAGGCAAGCTCCAGAACGGCTACGAAGTGCCGCGGACCCAGTTCGAACGCGTCAGCTCGTCCCCCCACCTGGACTACCTCACCGTCCACATTTGGATCGAGAACTGGCAGTGGTTTCAGCCCAGGACCGACCCCGAAGGCACGTTCGTAGAAGCGCTCGGCAACGCGCTCGCCTACCTCGGGGACCACGCCGCCATCGCAGACCGGCTCGGCAAGCCTCTCGTCGTGGAAGAGTTCGGCGCCTCCCGCGATGGGCTCGATTACCGGCCCGAAGCCGCCACGACGTATCGCGATCGCTACTACCGCGCCCTGTACCAGGCCATTTACTCCCTCGCCGTCGCTGGGCGCCCCGTTGCTGGCAGCAACGTGTGGTCATGGTCTGGAGAAGGCAAGCCTCTGGCGCCAGGCGGGACGTGGGAGCCCGGCAACCCGCTCACCGGGGATCCGCCGCACGAGAACCAGGGGTGGTATTCCATCTACGCCGAGGATGACAGTACGCAGGCCGTTCTCAAACGCTATGCAGCTCTAATGCGGGCACTTGGAGCCTCTGATGAGAACCCCGCGACAGACCCTTCGGGACGGAATTAA
- a CDS encoding helix-turn-helix domain-containing protein → MGTPRRSKLVSPHELSAEVRRCRQRQGLSRADVASRLDLDEADVVRAESHRWGSMIRVRKAILERLAGCTLEGPYYRVRPLDPDAS, encoded by the coding sequence ATGGGCACGCCGCGACGATCCAAGCTCGTCTCCCCCCACGAACTCAGCGCGGAGGTCCGCCGCTGTCGCCAGCGGCAGGGCCTCTCTCGCGCCGATGTCGCGTCTCGATTGGACCTAGACGAGGCCGACGTGGTCCGCGCTGAGAGCCACCGCTGGGGCTCGATGATCCGCGTTCGCAAGGCCATCCTCGAACGCCTCGCGGGCTGCACGCTCGAAGGCCCGTATTACCGCGTCCGACCTCTCGATCCCGACGCCTCTTGA